From the Teredinibacter turnerae T7901 genome, one window contains:
- the hpaR gene encoding homoprotocatechuate degradation operon regulator HpaR: protein MTVTHDNLPLLLLKARESSVACIRAVLSDASLTEQQWRVIRTLALAGELNAQDLANQSCILSPSLSRILARLEADKIIIRKVDATDQRALNLKLSAKGKRLHDRLAPRVDKQYQMLVKEAGKDTIVKLASLLEKFNTSTTPAAENG, encoded by the coding sequence ATGACGGTAACACACGATAATCTTCCGCTGCTTCTTTTAAAGGCTCGTGAAAGTTCTGTGGCCTGTATTCGCGCAGTTCTTAGCGACGCTAGTTTAACGGAGCAGCAGTGGCGCGTTATTCGTACGCTGGCATTGGCTGGAGAGCTCAACGCACAGGATCTTGCGAACCAAAGCTGCATTCTAAGCCCAAGTCTTTCGCGTATTCTCGCCCGCCTTGAAGCGGATAAAATTATTATCCGCAAAGTTGATGCAACTGATCAGCGTGCGCTTAACCTCAAGCTGAGTGCGAAGGGCAAGCGTCTGCATGATCGGCTCGCCCCGCGGGTCGATAAGCAATATCAGATGCTGGTGAAAGAAGCGGGCAAGGACACCATTGTCAAGCTAGCGAGTTTGTTAGAGAAATTTAACACCTCCACCACACCAGCGGCTGAGAACGGCTGA